The nucleotide sequence CTTTAAAACAAAGGCTCCAGTCGTATCTCGGGATGCTTACTCATTGTAAAGGTGAAAAGATTAACCAGCAGATAGGGCAGATTTTTCGAGATTAAAACATCGTGCTACAATACACCCACTATGTCACACCCAAAAACTGAACGCACCCTTATCATCCTAAAACCAGATGCCATTCAACGCACTTTGATGGGGGAGATCATCAAGCGCTATGAGCGAGCAGGCCTAAAACTCATCGGATTAAAAATGCTCGTACCTTCGGATAAAAAAATCGAAGACCATTACACTCTTGATCCAGAGTGGCGTCGAGTGACCGGTGAAAAGACGATCAAGGGCTATGTGGACAAGGGATTGACTCCACCAACAGACAATCCTCTCGAAGTCACTGAAAAACTTCTTATAAGGTTAAAAAGATACATGACGAGCGGACCAGTGGTCGCCATGGTCTGGCAAGGAGCGTATGCCGTAGCGATAGTACGCAAAATCACTGGAGGAACAGAGCCTCTCAAGTCAGACGTGGGTACTATTCGAGGGGATTTTGTGCTCGACTCGTATCAAATGTCTGATAGTGACAATCGTTCAATTCGCAACCTCGTCCACGCTTCAGGCTCCGTCGCTGAGGCTGAAATGGAAATAAAACATTGGTTTGAGCCATCAGAGCTGATTGACTACAAACATGTTCAAGAACAAATTATTTATGACGTCAATCTTGATGGGATTTTGGAGTAAGGTGTATACTGTAGGTAGGACTATTGAAGAGTGTCAACTTAGATTATTTTTCAAACAGGGAGTCCGCTCGTAGGTGTTTGCTTCGGTAAGCATCTCAGGACACCCACCTAGTCTATACTAGGCCTGATGCTCCATCGATAGTCCTTACAAGCCCCGCGCTTAGGCTCAGTGCCGGCGCGGGTTTTGTACAAAAAATATAAGTAAAATAATAGGATGACATACCGAAGCTTTTCCATCAGCCTTTCGATCTTGATTGCGCTTTTTGTCTTTGGTTTCAATTACATTGCCCATATTTTTTATTTTTTTTGGACATTAAACGGGATAGATTCTTTTTTGCACCTGGCGGCCGGTTTTTCTATCGGACTTTTTGCGACAGCTATTTTTGATGTTGAGAGGATTAAAAACAATCAGCAAGCCAGGCCCAGTCGTTTTTCTTTGCTGGTTTATTCCGTTATTTCAGCCTTATTTATAGGCATATTATGGGAAATATACGAATATTCCGCGGGGATCACTCTATACTTTGGACCAGCCTTAAAGAAAACTCTTTTGGACACGGGTTCGGACATTTTTATGGATATTGCTGGGGGATTCGCAGGCTTCCTGTTATACTGGAAATATTCTAAAAAAATAATTTGCTAGAAAAATAAAAATGGACCAAATACAAGAAATACCAAAAAAACTTAAGCTGACATTCTGTGGCGGAGTAGGGACGGTGACCGGAGCCAATTTTTTGCTCGAAGAAGAATCAACAGACACAAAAATTTTGGTCGATTGTGGACTGGAGCAG is from Candidatus Paceibacterota bacterium and encodes:
- a CDS encoding nucleoside-diphosphate kinase; protein product: MSHPKTERTLIILKPDAIQRTLMGEIIKRYERAGLKLIGLKMLVPSDKKIEDHYTLDPEWRRVTGEKTIKGYVDKGLTPPTDNPLEVTEKLLIRLKRYMTSGPVVAMVWQGAYAVAIVRKITGGTEPLKSDVGTIRGDFVLDSYQMSDSDNRSIRNLVHASGSVAEAEMEIKHWFEPSELIDYKHVQEQIIYDVNLDGILE